Proteins encoded within one genomic window of Haematobia irritans isolate KBUSLIRL chromosome 5, ASM5000362v1, whole genome shotgun sequence:
- the LOC142238392 gene encoding uncharacterized protein LOC142238392, translating to MSCEQCHVKFTVFKRKRSCSDCKRYFCHNCLVSRKNSQLCERCILFSRRPLERSDLVKLKTKDLIFYLQSKHISTAGCVEKEDLIDLVIQCVERMDSNQSSSSGSSKSSSKNTTPQHQPPSGDQRGAGGASADSGAAGGGGNRRSFDTTNSFDNIKQTCQNFFSHLSDNISDSIANLESRACSKNRTGRCSNNGQSRASNVTEQPRVATREIPTYASMQQTNNNYGVIETPAPVYSVASSPEERDPQQQTIPIQSPTANTIVSTVQLPPEAEQTEVIEGRGHDVQDTAKEILGDCECSDEELIVTFNSRTRSPKIEIEANTSMSNDEADQATNYGPSTSASTSKPSSQYSKLDIYPKDEEESSHSSFEELGAIGGISDDSKTTTDTTSNTTDQWQMLDLKQEANSNQAVDAIDNKTSSTDQPPIQTSPLTQSLRSKKVTRRRSESYLNRRRHQFSIDDEDDDEGSTTLSTSLNNPSSHDRIKEETETPPATSSTSKRCCLRCGKNKANIRHQVEKMRKHLESSQMSESDIKHELSEFLAYLEQRTKSVEYSDSEAGASTPSAGVHTDVSTLQLPENNLTERDTAHNSKTGIDASTTIPEKDSRFINLEEYDSLQQLENLSVKQLKEILMLHRVDYKGCCEKTELLDRVGRLWKNLKSTPAVEKLPTDELCKICMDAPIECVILECGHMATCTNCGKVLSECPICRQYIVRVVRFFRA from the exons ATGTCTTGCGAACAATGTCATGTGAAATTTACAGTGTTTAAACGCAAACGTAGTTGCTCTGATTGCAAGCGGTATTTCTGCCATAATTGCCTAGTGTCACGAAAAAATTCTCAACTTTGTGAGAGGTGTATACTCTTTAGTAGGCGACCACTGGAAAGGTCCGATTTGGTTAAACTGAAAACCAAagatttgatattttatttgcaatcgaaacacatttcaacagcaGGCTGTGTGGAAAAGGAGGATTTAATCGACCTGGTTATACAATGTGTTGAACGAATGGATTCGAATCAATCATCGTCGAGTGGTAGCAGTAAGAGCAGCAGCAAGAACACCACTCCGCAACACCAACCACCCAGTGGAGATCAGAGAGGAGCTGGTGGTGCGAGTGCGGATAGTGGTGCTGCTGGCGGCGGTGGCAATAGAAGATCATTTGATACCACAAACTCCTTTGATAATATTAAACAAACGTGCCAAAACTTCTTTAGTCATTTAAGTGACAACATAAGTGATTCCATTGCCAATTTGGAGAGTAGAGCTTGCTCAAAAAATAGAACGGGTCGATGTTCTAATAATGGACAAAGTCGAGCAAGTAATGTCACAGAGCAACCCCGAGTGGCTACCAGGGAAATACCAACTTATGCAAGCAtgcaacaaacaaacaataattATGGCGTAATAGAAACACCCGCTCCTGTTTATTCAGTAGCTTCAAGTCCTGAAGAACGGGATCCGCAACAACAGACAATACCAATACAATCTCCTACTGCAAATACTATTGTTAGCACTGTCCAATTGCCACCCGAAGCAGAGCAAACGGAGGTAATTGAAGGTCGTGGTCATGACGTCCAAGATACAGCTAAAGAAATCCTAGGCGATTGTGAATGCTCCGATGAAGAACTGATAGTTACTTTCAATTCTCGCACCAGATCtccaaaaatagaaatagaggCAAACACTTCTATGAGCAATGACGAAGCAGACCAAGCTACTAATTATGGTCCTTCAACTTCGGCATCTACCTCCAAACCTTCTTCTCAGTATTCCAAATTAGACATATATCCCAAAGATGAAGAGGAATCATCACATTCATCTTTCGAAGAACTGGGTGCAATTGGTGGAATATCCGATGACAGTAAAACCACAACAGATACCACAAGTAATACAACAGACCAATGGCAGATGCTAGATCTGAAGCAAGAAGCAAACTCAAATCAAGCGGTGGACGCAATCGACAATAAAACCTCGTCAACAGATCAGCCACCTATCCAAACATCGCCACTAACTCAATCACTCCGTTCCAAAAAAGTAACACGCAGACGATCTGAAAGTTATCTTAACCGAAGAAGACATCAGTTCAGCATTGAtgatgaggatgatgatgaAGGATCAACTACACTTTCTACATCTCTCAATAACCCTTCCAGTCATGACCGTATAAAAGAAGAAACGGAAACACCGCCAGCTACAAGTAGCACTTCCAAGCGATGTTGTTTGCGCTGCGGTAAAAATAAGGCCAACATACGACACCAGGTGGAAAAAATGAGAAAACATCTGGAAAGTTCCCAAATGTCTGAATCAGATATAAAACATGAACTGAGTGAATTTCTAGCTTATCTTGAGCAGCGCACAAAGTCGGTGGAGTATTCGGATTCGGAGGCGGGAGCGTCAACTCCAAGCGCAGGGGTACATACAGATGTTAGCACATTACAACTGCCAGAAAACAATCTTACAGAAAGGGATACAGCCCACAATTCTAAGACGGGGATAGATGCCTCAACAACTATACCAGAGAAAGACTCTAGATTTATTAATTTGGAGGAGTATGACTCTCT cCAACAATTGGAAAATTTGAGCGTTAAACAGTTGAAAGAAATATTAATGTTGCACAGAGTCGACTATAAAGGCTGTTGTGAGAAAACCGAACTTTTGGATCGGGTGGGACGtctgtggaaaaatttaaaatcaactCCAG CTGTTGAGAAATTACCCACAGACGAACTTTGTAAAATATGCATGGACGCACCAATTGAATGTGTTATTTTGGAATGTGGTCATATGGCCACTTGTACCAATTGTGGAAAAGTTCTAAGCGAATGTCCAATATGCAGGCAGTATATTGTACGAGTAGTCCGATTTTTTCGCGCCTAA